One Mercenaria mercenaria strain notata chromosome 12, MADL_Memer_1, whole genome shotgun sequence DNA segment encodes these proteins:
- the LOC123533268 gene encoding LOW QUALITY PROTEIN: 2-oxo-4-hydroxy-4-carboxy-5-ureidoimidazoline decarboxylase-like (The sequence of the model RefSeq protein was modified relative to this genomic sequence to represent the inferred CDS: inserted 2 bases in 1 codon), which produces MSGERRKLSISDVNSLHQEDFIAIFGNVVEHCALCXAAVWADKPFRNYEEMQSKFNGFIDQLPLSGKAGVLRLHPDLAGKLAQSGNLTSESTREQATAGLDNLTEAEREKMSALNTKYKNTFGFPFVICARENKKEKILLGLETRLENTAEIEINTGTDEVKKICNLRLKDLVDENSVAKL; this is translated from the exons ATGTCAGGAGAAAGAAGGAAGTTAAGCATATCGGATGTGAACTCTCTACACCAGGAGGATTTTATTGCCATATTTGGTAATGTAGTAGAGCACTGTGCACTCTG GGCGGCGGTGTGGGCAGACAAGCCATTCCGAAACTACGAAGAAATGCAGTCAAAATTCAACGGATTTATAGATCAGCTTCCTCTGTCAG GTAAAGCCGGAGTTCTTCGTCTTCATCCAGACCTTGCCGGCAAACTAGCACAGTCTGGCAATCTCACTTCCGAATCTACTAGAGAACAGGCGACTGCCGGGCTAGATAATTTGACAGAGGCGGAAAGGGAGAAGATGTCTGCTTTGAATACGAAATACAAGAACACCTTTGGTTTTCCCTTTGTTATCTGTGCTAgagaaaacaagaaagaaaagatTTTACTTGGTTTGGAAACAAGATTGGAAAATACTGCCGAAATAGAGATTAATACTGGTACAGATGAAGTGAAGAAGATATGCAACCTCAGGTTAAAGGATCTAGTTGATGAAAACTCAGTGGCTAAATTGTGA
- the LOC123533267 gene encoding uncharacterized protein LOC123533267 — protein sequence MSNTKSKALTSTSKEIVNNVANYFVKEAKEPSNIPQYSFLQRTAEATALKEVIDFIGSKSLLRKIIRELGFRWKRTNSQRKVLVEKQSVVELRLKYYAKKKQLEEAGYDFVYIDETWVDTSHTAKYCWQAPGMDGVTTPVSKGQRLISVHGGSNEGFVPWALLIYKASSFSGDYHHEMNGENFCKWMQEKLLPNIKKKSAIVMDNASYHSVQSSKCPNSSTRKADIQKWLTEHNIQYDPALLRPQLLALAKMNKPEPAYVTDAIVRGYGHEVLRLPLYHPDLNPIELISSQVKSIIAFRNLTYRSADLVQIANSAFEEIGADPWRRACVNA from the exons ATGTCGAACACAAAATCTAAAGCTTTGACTTCAACATCGAAAGAGATAGTTAACAACGTTGCTAACTACTTCGTGAAAGAAGCGAAAGAACCATCTAACATACCGCAATACTCGTTCTTACAAAGGACAGCGGAGGCAACAG CTTTGAAGGAAGTCATTGACTTTATCGGCAGTAAAAGTTTGTTAAGAAAGATTATCAGGGAACTCGGATTTAGATGGAAGAGAACGAACAGTCAGAGAAAGGTGTTAGTGGAAAAGCAAAGTGTGGTGGAGCTACGGCTGAAGTATTACGCGAAGAAGAAACAACTTGAAGAAGCTGGCTATGACTTCGTTTACATTGATGAGACTTGGGTAGACACAAGTCATACAGCTAAGTATTGCTGGCAGGCACCCGGCATGGATGGTGTTACAACCCCTGTGAGCAAGGGGCAAAGACTGATTAGTGTGCACGGTGGTTCAAATGAGGGTTTTGTTCCATGGGCGCTTCTTATCTATAAAGCGTCTAGCTTTTCTGGAGACTATCATCATGAAATGAATGGGGAAAATTTTTGTAAATGGATGCAAGAAAAATTGTtaccaaatattaaaaagaaGAGTGCGATTGTTATGGACAATGCATCTTATCACTCTGTTCAGTCCAGCAAATGTCCTAATTCTTCCACTCGGAAAGCAGATATACAG AAATGGTTGACGGAGCACAATATACAGTATGATCCAGCCTTGCTTAGACCCCAGCTCCTGGCACTAGCTAAAATGAATAAACCCGAGCCAGCATATGTCACTGATGCCATTGTCAGAGGATATGGGCATGAAGTTCTAAGATTGCCGCTGTATCATCCGGACCTTAACCCTATTGAACTGATATCGAGTCAGGTGAAGAGCATCATCGCATTCAGAAACCTTACATATAGGTCTGCTGACCTTGTTCAAATAGCAAATTCGGCATTTGAAGAGATAGGGGCTGATCCCTGGAGGAGAGCCTGTGTCAATGcttaa